Proteins found in one Zea mays cultivar B73 chromosome 1, Zm-B73-REFERENCE-NAM-5.0, whole genome shotgun sequence genomic segment:
- the LOC100274068 gene encoding uncharacterized protein LOC100274068: MSHPGKFVSVNLNRSYGQSAPSSHHGGGGRPSRPAGAGSSAGGGMVVLSRPRGASSLAKPQAPKLSVPPPLNLPSLRKEHERFDGSAAAAGGGVASAPPRSGGPAAGWTKPASASEKPPGSAALPGGVPRPPSYGFAEKAGVLRGEDFPSLKAAVAPPTPPQPAQRQKDADGVRVVTPEARPGSLGMRPQVTTSRTTETLASGVSLGPGGRTSAERVQKPDLGPLPMVRLRYDSDWADDERDTGLSLPERDSRERGFGRTEAMLPGRDLYVSMRDPFKKEMFGRDVAATNKEGGQDRLWRSPVSNQHDRERTDGRPYSGGRGSSGQSYRENIAASGSKDVWSNGKEPPMSAYGQNGVEAASERYGDSSNNWPRLNSFQNNVGSKVQPFGGNKGPLNNDPVAKFGREKRLTGSPAKPLIDDSGFDSISAVNLTAIKKKKEAAKPADFHDPARESFEAELDRILRVQEQERQRVMEEQERAREVARKQEEEQERMIREEEERQRLAEEQAKQAAWQAEQERLEAARRAEEQRIAREEERKRIAMEEERRREAAHQKLLELEARIAKREAKTNIDSTRAVNDEFIPGDVKDRDLSHSANFGDRKDIDKMNERINTSTPLESSSINRFSETVPRVRTLTDGRPSFIDRETAHYSSRPAFPEQENVHHRPQHDPFASKRGNFPKKDLNDGFGSVSVRQSSTGRTTDSSWALEDFHHEKVPRWDAPREIDRFSKQSEFDNEFFNSDRFGDTAWLPSSSHGSLNAQQGDRMFQSPDVNELSSFTRPRYSMRQPRVPPPPIVTSVHRSSIGASAQRFNSSFVDGGNRECSGRDDVQIMQGQYGSVYQEASRQHGIRSDHISVNEQQIVDRKSPVLGSQSSLSVSSPPSSPPHVSHDEMDVSGDSPVLPTSADGEHTALSDNHHAALTVDADNTSRIAASGVPHLEEDEWSSVNNDDRRKQDEYDEDNDSYQEDEMNEADDENIDLDDEFLEGQDTPVELEPVILGFDEGVQVEIPPNSQLELASVRSTERTVGVHLNSGVAEQENVSGSVVHSDPVTEAEKALQALTLDGVNGLTEDSNGEPSNSSRTPASSSQLPQASSVGPIFSSASTVVGQNEVPVSLQFGLFTGPPLIPTPVPAIQIGSIQMPIHLHNQFNPSLPHMHPSTTPLYQFGQLRYVRPIAPSVRSLPSQATRPAHSSISAQHTLNQNVSSVLPELMDGGTNQNIPAQASSSTFINKSAAPTTKVPLGMDNSNSQYLNAPANNQMAGVDGFSSQVDREFAEGTTPSGRNQGLSLKRNYRPTSNNVESSQYGLEGRAMGDPKALGVVSDRRGRRYGYAVKDINMRSTGSIVEPSHKDSKGGFQRRARRNVRRTEFRVRENIEKNQNETSESFCHGEQDEITSSNGTRDIPARNTNRRELDMSKASRINGASDQSLSFRSTHNVPYERSHGGNKKSRTGAVPDGDTTSLQAGAVRVVKQQGIEVPVDADGFIEVRSKRQIMSVRREQREKENRSKIRMAKAPRKQHSISLQSSVGPSVNKRAAPSSGEVTKKVSSGSAITVEGRIVDYAESSIPLMGDTASMNLIGPPSTNAETHTNCFANQPIQIQASSDLVTSSPAKLVSGLSDGDNKGPSISTPFNMVSWDNSQINQQVMPLTQTQLEEAMGPAKFEQQAGPGFSLESNNALSPTVITEKVLPSSASPINSLLAGEKIQFGAVTSPTMLPPVSRTVSSGLGAPGSSRPDMKIDRGLPSDNSGPDKANSKELCPSTEDAEAEAEAAASAVAVAAISTDEGSPADATTASAPDKSFTSKDLSGLTSGGARTGQAGQSSTEEPLAVALPADLSVDTPSMSLWPPIASPQASGPMLSQFHGAQPSHFSCFDMNSMLGGHIFAFGPSDESAGSQGQHPQRSNALPSAPLGAWPQCHSGVDSFYRPPTGYAGPFITPGGIPGVQAPPHMVVYNHFAPVGQFGQMGLGFMGATYIPGDKQPDWKQSQGPPIVGVSQSDPNSQNMVSGQVNAPSVPAPVPHLRPTSIMPIPSPLTMFDIAPFQTSTDIQMQTCWPHMPVPPLHSVPLSVALKQHPVEGTATQQFVHNVPIDKSGTNNRFQESSASAGPSDGNKTFPNAAVSQYRDELGLVEQPASTSSSSQTVQPSFGQAGLISNEVPTSAKAMVRVTPSKVNPGIAAGAAGSTNAPQVTSIPSKTHQSSSSSSDPQYQHLVNNQDRRARATQKAGTGNEWQRRSGYQGRNQGSGSDRSSGTGRMKQIYVAKPSATSGHASSG; encoded by the exons ATGTCGCACCCCGGAAAGTTTGTCTCCGTCAACCTCAACCGATCCTACGGCCAGTCCGCTCCCTCATCACACCATGGCGGCGGCGGCCGTCCCTCCCGCCCTGCCGGCGCCGGTTCCTCAGCCGGCGGCGGTATGGTGGTGCTCTCTCGTCCGCGCGGAGCCTCCTCCCTTGCCAAGCCGCAAGCGCCCAAGCTCTCCGTCCCGCCGCCTCTCAATCTACCGTCGCTCCGCAAGGAGCACGAGAGATTTGACGGCTCGGCGGCCGCTGCGGGGGGCGGGGTCGCCTCGGCCCCGCCTCGATCCGGCGGGCCTGCTGCTGGCTGGACCAAGCCCGCCTCGGCGTCCGAGAAGCCTCCCGGCTCCGCAGCGCTTCCTGGCGGCGTCCCCAGGCCACCGTCATATGGGTTTGCGGAGAAAGCCGGCGTCTTGCGTGGGGAGGACTTCCCGTCCTTGAAAGCAGCTGTTGCCCCGCCAACACCCCCGCAGCCTGCGCAGCGGCAGAAGGATGCTGATGGGGTCCGGGTCGTCACGCCAGAGGCGCGACCAGGATCTCTTGGGATGCGGCCACAGGTGACAACCTCGCGGACCACTGAGACGCTGGCCTCTGGTGTCAGCTTGGGACCTGGTGGCCGCACTTCCGCTGAGAGGGTGCAGAAGCCTGATCTGGGGCCGCTTCCGATGGTCCGGCTTAGGTATGATTCTGACTGGGCTGATGACGAGCGTGACACAGGGCTGAGCCTTCCAGAGCGGGACAGCAGGGAGAGGGGATTTGGCAGGACTGAGGCCATGCTTCCAGGGCGCGACCTTTATGTATCGATGAGGGATCCCTTCAAAAAGGAGATGTTtgggagagatgtggctgcaacaAATAAAGAAGGTGGGCAGGACAGGCTGTGGCGATCTCCCGTGTCAAACCAACACGACAGGGAGCGAACAGATGGTCGACCTTACAGTGGTGGCAGAGGAAGCAGTGGGCAATCATACCGAGAAAACATAGCTGCCAGTGGATCCAAGGATGTGTGGAGTAATGGTAAGGAGCCTCCTATGAGTGCCTATGGACAGAATGGGGTGGAAGCTGCTAGCGAGCGTTACGGCGACAGTTCAAATAATTGGCCTAGGTTGAATTCTTTCCAGAATAATGTTGGTTCCAAAGTGCAGCCCTTTGGTGGTAATAAAGGGCCTTTAAATAATGATCCAGTGGCAAAATTTGGCAGGGAGAAGCGGCTGACTGGTTCCCCTGCAAAGCCTTTAATAGATGATAGTGGTTTTGACAGCATTTCTGCCGTTAACTTGACTGCAATAAAGAAGAAAAAAGAAGCAGCTAAACCAGCTGATTTTCATGACCCAGCAAGGGAGTCGTTTGAGGCAGAGCTTGATAGGATCTTGAGGGTACAGGAGCAGGAGAGACAACGGGTAATGGAAGAACAGGAAAGGGCCAGAGAAGTTGCTCGGAAGCAAGAAGAGGAACAGGAGAGGATGATACGAGAAGAGGAGGAGAGGCAACGGCTGGCGGAGGAGCAGGCAAAGCAGGCAGCTTGGCAAGCTGAGCAAGAGAGGctagaagctgctagaagggctgaAGAGCAGAGAATCGCAAGGGAAGAGGAAAGAAAGAGGATCGCTATGGAGGAGGAGCGGCGCAGGGAGGCAGCACATCAGAAGCTCTTAGAATTGGAGGCAAGAATTGCTAAAAGGGAAGCAAAAACAAACATTGACAGCACAAGAGCTGTCAATGATGAATTTATTCCTGGAGATGTCAAGGACAGAGACCTGTCACACTCTGCTAACTTTGGTGACAGAAAGGATATTGACAAAATGAATGAGCGCATCAATACCTCAACACCATTGGAATCCTCTAGTATTAACAGGTTCAGTGAGACAGTTCCAAGGGTGCGCACTCTTACAGATGGACGCCCTTCATTTATTGATAGAGAAACTGCACACTATAGTTCAAGGCCTGCATTTCCAGAACAAGAGAATGTGCATCATAGGCCACAGCATGACCCTTTTGCTTCAAAGAGGGGAAATTTCCCCAAGAAGGATCTTAATGATGGATTTGGGAGTGTTTCGGTTAGGCAATCTTCAACAGGCCGAACAACTGATTCTTCATGGGCacttgaagatttccatcatgaaaAGGTTCCACGATGGGATGCGCCTAGGGAGATTGACCGTTTCAGCAAACAATCTGAATTTGATAATGAGTTTTTTAACAGCGACAGGTTTGGAGATACAGCTTGGCTGCCTAGTAGTTCTCATGGAAGCCTCAATGCTCAACAAGGAGATAGGATGTTTCAGAgtcctgatgttaatgaattgtcTTCTTTTACCAGACCACGCTACTCTATGAGGCAACCACGTGTTCCCCCACCCCCAATTGTGACCTCTGTGCACAGAAGTTCAATTGGTGCTTCAGCACAACGTTTCAATTCATCTTTTGTGGATGGTGGGAACAGAGAGTGTTCTGGTAGAGATGATGTGCAGATTATGCAGGGTCAGTACGGAAGTGTATACCAAGAGGCATCTCGCCAGCATGGGATACGATCTGACCACATTTCTGTCAATGAGCAACAAATTGTGGACAGAAAAAGCCCTGTATTGGGTTCACAATCTTCTCTTTCTGTTTCAAGCCCTCCTAGCTCACCTCCACATGTTTCACATGATGAGATGGACGTATCTGGTGATTCTCCTGTGTTACCGACTTCTGCTGATGGTGAACATACGGCGCTCTCTGACAACCATCATGCAGCTCTGACTGTAGATGCAGACAATACAAGCAGAATTGCTGCCTCAGGAGTGCCCCACTTGGAGGAGGATGAATGGTCAAGTGTAAACAATGATGATAGGCGAAAACAGGATGAATATGATGAAGACAATGATAGCTACCAGGAagatgaaatgaatgaagctgatgATGAGAACATAGACTTGGATGATGAGTTCTTAGAGGGGCAGGATACACCCGTAGAACTGGAACCAGTTATACTTGGGTTTGATGAGGGCGTGCAGGTTGAAATTCCACCGAATAGTCAACTTGAATTAGCTTCTGTGAGGAGCACGGAAAGGACAGTTGGAGTACATCTAAACTCAGGAGTTGCAGAGCAAGAGAATGTCAGTGGTTCAGTTGTCCATTCTGATCCTGTTACTGAAGCAGAGAAAGCACTGCAGGCATTGACTCTTGATGGTGTAAATGGCCTGACAGAAGACAGTAATGGGGAGCCATCCAATAGCTCAAGGACACCTGCTTCAAGTTCCCAGTTACCTCAGGCATCTTCTGTGGGTCCTATTTTTTCGTCAGCTTCAACAGTAGTTGGGCAGAATGAAGTACCTGTCAGCCTCCAGTTTGGTTTGTTTACAGGTCCTCCTCTAATACCAACTCCGGTTCCAGCCATTCAAATTGGTTCCATACAGATGCCAATCCATCTCCACAATCAGTTTAACCCATCCCTGCCTCATATGCACCCTTCAACAACCCCTTTGTATCAATTTGGCCAGTTGAGGTATGTACGTCCTATCGCTCCGAGTGTTCGATCGCTGCCTTCTCAGGCCACCCGCCCTGCACATTCTTCCATATCAGCTCAACATACATTGAATCAGAATGTGTCCAGTGTTCTACCTGAGCTAATGGATGGAGGTACAAACCAGAACATCCCAGCTCAGGCAAGCTCATCCACCTTTATCAACAAATCAGCAGCACCTACAACCAAGGTTCCCCTTGGCATGGACAATTCAAATTCCCAGTATCTCAATGCTCCTGCAAACAATCAGATGGCTGGTGTGGACGGATTTAGTAGTCAAGTGGACAGAGAGTTTGCTGAGGGTACAACTCCAAGTGGGAGGAATCAAGGTCTCTCTTTGAAGAGGAATTACAGGCCTACGTCCAACAATGTAGAATCTTCTCAATATGGTTTGGAGGGGAGAGCCATGGGTGATCCAAAGGCTCTTGGTGTTGTCTCTGATAGAAGGGGGAGGAGATATGGATATGCTGTTAAAGACATTAACATGAGATCTACTGGCTCAATTGTTGAGCCTTCTCATAAGGATTCCAAAGGAGGATTCCAGAGAAGGGCTCGTAGGAATGTAAGACGAACTGAGTTTAGAGTTCGGGAAAACATCGAGAAGAATCAAAATGAAACTTCTGAATCATTTTGCCATGGTGAACAAGATGAGATAACAAGCTCCAATGGAACAAGAGATATTCCAGCGAGAAATACTAATAGAAGGGAACTTGATATGAGCAAGGCATCTAGGATAAATGGAGCAAGTGATCAGAGTCTCTCGTTTAGAAGTACACACAATGTCCCTTATGAGAGATCTCATGGTGGGAACAAGAAGTCTAGAACGGGTGCTGTTCCTGATGGAGATACTACCTCATTGCAAGCTGGAGCTGTCCGTGTTGTGAAGCAGCAAGGCATTGAGGTCCCTGTTGATGCAGATGGCTTCATTGAAGTAAGATCCAAAAGGCAGATCATGAGTGTCAGGAGAGAGCAGAGGGAGAAAGAAAACAGATCCAAAATAAGGATGGCAAAG GCTCCCCGCAAACAGCATAGTATTTCCCTACAAAGCTCAGTTGGTCCTAGTGTGAATAAGCGAGCAGCTCCTTCTAGTGGAGAAGTTACAAAGAAAGTTTCTTCTGGTTCCGCCATCACAGTAGAAGGAAGAATTGTTGACTATGCTGAATCTTCAATTCCATTGATGGGTGATACAGCCTCCATGAACCTCATAGGGCCACCCTCAACCAATGCAGAAACTCATACAAACTGCTTTGCCAATCA GCCTATCCAGATCCAGGCATCCTCTGACTTGGTCACCTCGAGTCCTGCAAAGCTTGTGAGTGGCTTATCTGATGGCGACAATAAAGGGCCATCTATTAGTACTCCATTTAACATGGTTTCCTGGGATAATTCACAAATAAACCAACAG GTCATGCCATTAACTCAAACTCAACTTGAAGAAGCTATGGGACCAGCTAAATTTGAACAGCAGGCTGGGCCTGGCTTTTCGTTGGAGTCCAACAATGCTTTGTCTCCCACAGTAATCACAGAAAAGGTGTTGCCTTCATCTGCTAGTCCTATTAACTCCCTTCTGGCTGGAGAGAAGATTCAATTTG GGGCAGTAACGTCACCAACCATGCTACCCCCAGTCAGCCGAACTGTTTCAAGTGGTCTTGGAGCTCCAGGTTCATCTAGGCCTGATATGAAGATCGATCGAGGCTTGCCTAGCGATAACAGTGGTCCTGATAAGGCAAATTCCAAGGAATTATGTCCGAGTACCGAGGATGCGGAAGCAGAGGCTGAAGCAGCTGCTTCTGCTGTGGCTGTGGCAGCTATTAGCACTGATGAGGGATCTCCAGCTGATGCAACTACTGCATCGGCTCCAGACAAGAGCTTTACAAGCAAGGATCTCAGTGGGTTAACATCAGGAG GGGCAAGAACAGGTCAAGCTGGTCAATCATCCACAGAAGAGCCACTCGCAGTTGCTCTTCCTGCAGACTTATCGGTTGATACTCCATCCATGTCCTTGTGGCCTCCTATAGCCAGTCCACAAGCATCAGGGCCAATGCTTTCTCAGTTTCATGGTGCACAGCCATCCCACTTTTCCTGCTTTGATATGAACTCGATGTTAGGAGGGCACATTTTTGCATTTGGCCCAAGTGACGAATCTGCTGGTTCTCAAGGTCAGCACCCTCAAAGAAGCAATGCATTGCCTTCAGCACCATTGGGAGCTTGGCCACAGTGTCATTCTGGGGTAGACTCTTTCTACCGCCCTCCAACTGGGTACGCTGGTCCTTTCATCACTCCGGGAGGAATCCCAGGCGTGCAAGCCCCCCCACATATGGTGGTCTATAACCACTTCGCCCCAGTAGGTCAATTTGGTCAGATGGGACTTGGTTTTATGGGAGCCACTTATATCCCTGGTGACAAGCAGCCTGACTGGAAGCAAAGTCAAGGGCCACCTATTGTTGGTGTAAGCCAGAGTGATCCAAACAGCCAAAATATGGTGTCTGGTCAAGTAAACGCTCCTAGTGTTCCTGCTCCAGTTCCACATCTACGCCCAACTTCTATCATGCCAATCCCGTCTCCATTGACCATGTTCGACATTGCTCCTTTCCAG ACATCTACAGACATACAGATGCAAACGTGCTGGCCACATATGCCTGTACCTCCTCTACACTCAGTTCCATTATCAGTTGCACTTAAGCAGCATCCAGTAGAGGGTACAGCCACACAACAGTTTGTTCATAACGTGCCAATAGACAAGTCTGGTACAAATAACCGATTTCAGGAGTCCTCtgcttctgctgggccatcagacgGCAACAAAACCTTCCCAAATGCAGCCGTTTCTCAGTACAGGGATGAGTTAGGTCTTGTCGAACAGCCAGCCTCAACCAGCTCAAGCTCCCAaactgttcagccttcgtttggCCAGGCGGGCTTGATCAGCAATGAAGTCCCAACCAGTGCCAAAGCCATGGTTAGGGTGACCCCATCCAAAGTCAACCCTGGAATTGCAGCAGGGGCGGCTGGCAGCACGAACGCCCCCCAGGTCACCAGCATACCTTCCAAGACCCATCAgtcctcgtcatcatcatcagACCCGCAATACCAGCATCTGGTTAACAATCAGGATCGCCGTGCCCGTGCGACTCAGAAGGCTGGTACTGGTAACGAGTGGCAGCGACGATCAGGGTACCAGGGTAGGAATCAAGGTTCTGGTTCCGACAGGAGTTCAGGCACTGGTAGGATGAAGCAGATCTACGTTGCGAAGCCCTCTGCAACAAGTGGCCATGCCTCGTCAGGCTAG